A DNA window from Loxodonta africana isolate mLoxAfr1 chromosome 7, mLoxAfr1.hap2, whole genome shotgun sequence contains the following coding sequences:
- the LOC100662722 gene encoding olfactory receptor 8K3-like: MISVVGNLGIIILTKMDSKLQTPMYFFLRHLAITDLGYSTTVGPKMLVNFVVNENTISYYFCATHLVFFIVFINVELFLLSAMSYDRYVAICNPLLYTAIMSRRTCWVLVAIPYLYSTFFSLLVTTKIFNLSFCGYNVISHFYCDSNPLLSLLCSDTHEIQLITLILASFDLISSLLIVLTSYLLIFVAILRKNSAVGRHKAFSTCGSHLTVVVMFYGTLMFMYMQPKSSNFFDTDKVASVFYTLVIPMLNPLIYSLRNKDVKYALIKTWEKISKIFSKV, translated from the coding sequence ATGATCTCAGTGGTGGGCAACTtgggcatcatcatcctcaccaagatggactccaagctacaaactcccatgtacttttttctcagacacctggctatcactgatcttgGTTATTCAACAACTGTTGGACCCAAAATGCTAGTCAATTTTGTTGTGAATGAAAATACaatctcctactatttttgtgcTACACACCTAGTTTTCTTTATTGTGTTCATAAATGTTGAACTTTTCCTTCTGTCTGCAATGTCCTACGACCGCTACgtggccatctgtaaccctctgctctacacagcCATCATGTCACGAAGGACTTGTTGGGTACTGGTGGCAATACCCTATCTCTACagcacatttttttctcttttggtaaccacaaagatttttaatttatccttctgTGGCTACAATGTCATCAGTCATTTCTACTGTGACAGTAACCCCTTGTTATCTCTGCTCTGCTCAGACACACATGAAATTCAATTGATCACTCTCATCTTAGCATCTTTTGATCTGATTTCATCCCTTCTAATAGTTCTTACTTcttaccttctcatttttgtAGCCATTCTCAGAAAGAACTCAGCTGTGGGCaggcacaaggccttctccacctgtggatcccacCTGACGGTAGTGGTAAtgttctatgggactttaatGTTTATGTACATGCAGCCCAAGTCCAGTAATTTCTTTGACACTGATAAAGTGGCCTCCGTATTTTACACCTTGGTtatccccatgttgaatcccttgattTATAGCTTaaggaacaaagatgtaaaatatgCCCTGATTAAGACAtgggaaaaaataagcaaaatattttctaaagtttGA